The following proteins are co-located in the Mycolicibacterium goodii genome:
- a CDS encoding M15 family metallopeptidase — protein MSGLACLATLSAPVAAADPASAAGLVDVRTVVPDAVIDLRYATTDNFVGEQLYPTGSRCLVHESLAPGLAAAAALLRPERLVFWDCYRPYEVQVRMFEVVPNPAWVARPGSAARSHEAGRSVDVTIAGADMGTGFDDFSPRSGAYATDGVSPAARANRARLRAAMQTGGLSAYSGEWWHFDGPGAAEPRPFLRVPLP, from the coding sequence ATGAGCGGGCTCGCGTGCCTGGCAACCCTGTCAGCCCCGGTAGCGGCCGCCGATCCGGCGTCGGCCGCAGGCCTGGTCGACGTGCGCACCGTCGTGCCGGACGCGGTGATCGACCTGCGGTACGCGACCACCGACAACTTCGTGGGCGAACAGCTGTACCCGACCGGCTCGCGGTGCCTGGTGCACGAATCGCTCGCGCCCGGGCTCGCGGCCGCCGCGGCGCTCCTGCGGCCCGAGCGGCTCGTGTTCTGGGACTGCTACCGCCCGTACGAGGTGCAGGTCCGGATGTTCGAGGTGGTGCCCAACCCGGCATGGGTGGCCCGCCCCGGATCCGCGGCGCGCAGCCACGAGGCCGGGCGGTCGGTCGACGTGACGATCGCGGGCGCCGACATGGGCACCGGCTTCGACGACTTCAGCCCACGCAGCGGCGCCTACGCCACCGACGGGGTGAGCCCGGCGGCGCGGGCCAACCGGGCGCGGTTACGTGCGGCGATGCAGACCGGCGGGCTGAGCGCGTACTCCGGGGAGTGGTGGCACTTCGACGGACCGGGCGCAGCCGAGCCGCGGCCGTTCCTGAGAGTTCCGCTGCCGTAG
- a CDS encoding cutinase family protein has product MNVLKLVLKLSGAALVALCTLPVTPASPASAQPCPDVEVVFARGTFEPPGVGMTGQSFVDTLRAQAAPRSVDAYPVNYPASGDFGDRIAFARTVVDGIADAASHVEATANNCPNTRIVVGGYSQGAVVAGFVTAADIPAEVPAEYRQFIPDPMPPEVSDHVAAVVLIGKPSDQFMRDIGAPPIVIGPRYADKTLNLCAPGDTICDGAPAGGPSFAHTLYNVNGMMSQAATYVIERL; this is encoded by the coding sequence ATGAACGTTCTCAAACTCGTCCTCAAACTGTCAGGTGCCGCGCTCGTGGCGCTGTGCACCCTGCCGGTCACCCCCGCCTCGCCCGCATCGGCCCAACCGTGTCCCGACGTGGAGGTGGTGTTCGCGCGGGGGACGTTCGAACCACCCGGGGTCGGCATGACGGGACAGTCCTTCGTGGACACGCTGCGTGCGCAGGCCGCGCCCCGATCGGTGGACGCCTACCCGGTGAACTATCCGGCCAGCGGCGACTTCGGTGACCGCATCGCGTTCGCGCGGACCGTGGTCGACGGCATCGCCGACGCCGCGTCGCACGTCGAGGCCACAGCCAACAACTGTCCGAACACCCGCATCGTCGTCGGCGGTTACTCGCAGGGTGCGGTGGTCGCCGGCTTCGTCACCGCGGCCGACATCCCCGCCGAGGTCCCAGCCGAGTACCGGCAGTTCATTCCCGACCCGATGCCACCGGAGGTGTCCGATCACGTCGCCGCCGTGGTGCTGATCGGCAAGCCGTCGGATCAGTTCATGCGCGACATCGGCGCACCGCCCATCGTGATCGGGCCCCGCTACGCCGACAAGACGCTCAACCTGTGCGCGCCCGGCGACACGATCTGCGACGGCGCACCGGCGGGCGGGCCCAGCTTTGCGCACACGCTGTACAACGTGAACGGCATGATGAGCCAGGCCGCGACCTACGTGATCGAGCGGCTGTGA
- a CDS encoding cellulase family glycosylhydrolase: MHRRTALKIPLVLAASAAVTPLLATAPRASAAPGQWPVERANAWYQAQGWLVGTNFITSNAINQIEMFSPGTYDPRRIDSELGACRLLGFNTVRVFLHDLLWAQDRAGFQNRLAQFVSIAARQGIKPLFVFFDSCWDPLPRPGAQRAPTPGVHNSGWVQSPGAQRIDDPRYRPVLHDYVVGVMSQFRNDQRVLGWDLWNEPDNPAKQYRKVERSDKIDAVGSLLPQVFGWARSVNASQPLTSAVWQGSWEQGRRSEMANFQLDNSDVISFHSYAGPDEFEARIAELEPLGRPILCTEYLARSEGSTLEGVLPVAKRHNVGAYSWGLVAGKTQTYFPWDSWDKPYTKVPNVWFHDLLRPDGRPYKDSEYATLRKLTSRV, encoded by the coding sequence GTGCACCGTCGAACGGCCCTCAAGATCCCGCTGGTCCTGGCAGCGTCAGCGGCAGTGACTCCGCTGTTGGCCACGGCCCCGCGGGCGAGCGCCGCGCCGGGACAGTGGCCCGTGGAACGCGCGAACGCCTGGTATCAGGCGCAGGGCTGGCTGGTCGGCACGAACTTCATCACGTCGAACGCGATCAACCAGATCGAGATGTTCTCGCCGGGCACCTACGACCCACGGCGCATCGACAGCGAACTGGGGGCGTGCCGGTTGCTCGGGTTCAACACCGTGCGAGTGTTCCTGCACGACCTGCTGTGGGCACAGGACCGCGCGGGCTTCCAGAACCGGCTCGCACAGTTCGTCTCGATCGCCGCGCGCCAGGGCATCAAACCACTGTTCGTGTTCTTCGACTCGTGCTGGGATCCGCTGCCGCGGCCGGGCGCCCAGCGCGCACCGACACCCGGCGTGCACAACTCGGGGTGGGTACAGAGCCCGGGCGCACAGCGCATCGACGATCCGCGCTACCGGCCCGTGCTGCACGACTACGTCGTCGGCGTCATGAGCCAGTTCCGCAACGATCAGCGCGTGCTGGGCTGGGATCTGTGGAACGAACCGGACAACCCCGCCAAGCAGTACCGCAAGGTCGAGCGCAGCGACAAGATCGACGCCGTCGGATCGCTGCTGCCGCAGGTGTTCGGCTGGGCGCGTTCGGTCAACGCGTCGCAACCGCTGACCAGCGCCGTGTGGCAGGGGAGTTGGGAGCAGGGCAGGCGCAGCGAGATGGCGAACTTCCAACTCGACAACTCCGATGTCATCTCCTTCCACTCCTATGCGGGCCCCGACGAGTTCGAGGCCCGCATCGCCGAGTTGGAGCCACTGGGTCGGCCCATCCTGTGCACCGAGTACCTTGCGCGCAGCGAGGGCAGCACGCTGGAGGGCGTGCTGCCGGTCGCCAAACGCCACAACGTCGGCGCATACAGCTGGGGCCTGGTGGCGGGAAAGACCCAGACCTACTTCCCGTGGGATTCCTGGGACAAGCCCTACACCAAGGTGCCCAACGTCTGGTTCCACGACCTGCTGCGCCCCGACGGGCGGCCCTACAAGGACAGCGAGTACGCGACGCTGCGCAAGCTGACCTCACGCGTGTAG
- a CDS encoding response regulator transcription factor, producing the protein MAMPALPENVPEARVLVVDDEANIVELLSVSLKFQGFEVHTASNGAAALDKAREVRPDAVILDVMMPGMDGFGLLRRLRADGIDAPALFLTARDSLQDKIAGLTLGGDDYVTKPFSLEEVVARLRVILRRSGRGVEETRNARLTFADIELDEDTHEVWKAGEPVSLSPTEFTLLRYFIINAGTVLSKPKILDHVWRYDFGGDVNVVESYVSYLRRKIDTGEKRLLHTLRGVGYVLREPR; encoded by the coding sequence ATGGCCATGCCCGCTCTCCCTGAAAACGTGCCAGAAGCTCGCGTCCTCGTGGTGGACGACGAGGCGAACATCGTCGAGTTGCTCTCGGTGAGTCTGAAGTTCCAGGGCTTCGAGGTGCACACCGCGTCCAACGGCGCGGCCGCGCTCGACAAAGCCCGGGAGGTCCGGCCCGACGCGGTGATCCTCGATGTGATGATGCCCGGCATGGACGGCTTCGGACTGCTGCGCCGGCTACGCGCGGACGGTATCGACGCGCCCGCCCTGTTCCTGACCGCGCGCGACAGCCTGCAGGACAAGATCGCCGGCCTGACCCTTGGCGGCGACGACTACGTGACCAAGCCGTTCAGCCTCGAAGAGGTGGTGGCCCGGTTGCGGGTGATCCTGCGCCGCTCGGGTCGTGGCGTCGAGGAGACCCGCAACGCGCGGCTCACGTTCGCCGACATCGAACTCGACGAGGACACCCACGAGGTGTGGAAGGCAGGCGAGCCGGTCTCCCTGTCGCCGACGGAGTTCACGCTGCTGCGCTACTTCATCATCAACGCGGGCACGGTGCTGTCGAAGCCGAAGATCCTCGACCACGTGTGGCGCTACGACTTCGGCGGCGACGTCAACGTCGTCGAGTCCTACGTGTCCTACCTGCGGCGCAAGATCGACACCGGCGAGAAGCGACTGCTGCACACGCTGCGCGGCGTCGGTTACGTTTTGCGCGAGCCACGCTGA
- a CDS encoding sensor histidine kinase: MFDRVNRGRRGVPLRVGLVAAALVLVACGLLASGIAVTSIMRHTEVSRIDQTLLDASRSWAQAPRRAPATPLEGPNPARPPSNFYVRGVDEDGRTWIAVNDREAEPALPESNDVGPVPVTVGSIDKSNVEWRAMTVRGPNGELTTVAIDLSEVQSSVRALVWSQIGIGAAVLLVLGVVGYVVVHRSLRPLVEVERTAAAIAAGQLDRRVPERDPRTEVGRLSSALNGMLAQIQRAVAASEASAEQARSSEDRMRRFITDASHELRTPLTTIRGFAELYRQGAARDIEMLMGRIESESRRMGLLVEDLLLLARLDAQRPLERRRVDLLALATDAVHDAQSIAPKRKVTMEVFDGPGTPEVLGDEARLRQVIGNLVANAVQHTPETAGITVRVGTDGDNAVLEVCDEGPGMSQEDARRVFERFYRADSSRTRASGGTGLGLSIVDSLVYAHGGTVKVTTALGKGSRFTVSLPRIADLPARL; encoded by the coding sequence GTGTTTGACCGGGTGAACCGTGGTCGACGCGGGGTTCCGCTACGGGTGGGGTTGGTGGCCGCCGCGTTGGTGCTGGTGGCGTGCGGGCTGTTGGCGTCGGGCATCGCGGTCACGTCGATCATGCGGCACACCGAGGTCAGCCGTATCGACCAGACCCTTCTCGACGCGTCCCGCAGCTGGGCGCAGGCGCCGCGCCGCGCACCCGCCACGCCGCTGGAAGGCCCCAACCCGGCCCGGCCGCCGTCGAACTTCTATGTGCGCGGCGTCGACGAGGACGGACGGACCTGGATCGCGGTCAACGACCGCGAGGCCGAACCGGCGCTTCCCGAGAGCAACGACGTCGGCCCGGTGCCGGTGACCGTCGGCTCGATCGACAAGTCGAACGTCGAGTGGCGGGCGATGACGGTACGCGGCCCCAACGGCGAATTGACCACTGTCGCAATCGATCTGTCCGAGGTGCAGTCATCGGTGCGGGCGCTGGTGTGGTCGCAGATCGGCATCGGCGCCGCGGTGCTGCTGGTGCTCGGCGTCGTCGGCTACGTCGTCGTCCACCGGAGTCTGCGGCCCCTCGTCGAGGTCGAACGCACGGCCGCGGCGATCGCCGCGGGTCAGCTGGATCGTCGTGTGCCGGAACGGGATCCGCGCACCGAGGTGGGACGGCTGTCCTCGGCGCTCAACGGCATGCTCGCGCAGATCCAGCGCGCGGTGGCGGCGTCGGAGGCCTCGGCGGAACAGGCCCGCTCGTCGGAGGACCGCATGCGGCGCTTCATCACCGACGCCAGCCACGAACTGCGCACACCGTTGACGACGATCCGCGGCTTCGCCGAGCTGTACCGGCAGGGCGCCGCGCGCGACATCGAGATGCTGATGGGACGCATCGAGAGCGAATCCCGCCGCATGGGGCTGCTGGTCGAGGATCTGCTGCTGCTCGCGCGCCTGGACGCGCAGCGTCCGCTCGAACGCCGCCGGGTCGATCTGCTCGCGCTGGCGACCGATGCCGTGCACGACGCGCAGTCGATCGCGCCGAAACGCAAGGTGACGATGGAGGTTTTCGACGGCCCCGGCACGCCGGAGGTACTGGGTGACGAGGCCCGGTTGCGTCAGGTGATCGGCAACCTCGTGGCCAACGCCGTGCAGCACACACCGGAGACCGCGGGCATCACGGTGCGCGTGGGCACCGACGGGGACAACGCCGTGCTGGAGGTGTGCGACGAGGGTCCGGGTATGAGCCAGGAGGACGCGCGCCGGGTGTTCGAGCGGTTCTACCGCGCGGACTCGTCCCGCACCCGCGCCAGCGGCGGCACGGGGCTGGGACTGTCCATCGTCGACTCACTGGTGTACGCACACGGCGGCACCGTGAAGGTGACGACGGCGCTCGGGAAGGGCTCCCGGTTCACCGTCAGCCTGCCGCGGATTGCAGATCTGCCAGCGCGGCTTTGA
- a CDS encoding HIT family protein codes for MATVFTKIINGELPGRFVYEDDDLVAFLTIEPMTQGHTLVVPRAEVDNWQDVEPALFNRVMEVSQLIGKAVCKAFDTERSGLIIAGLEVPHLHVHVFPARNLSDFGFANVDRNPSPESLDEAQAKIKAALADLQSAAG; via the coding sequence ATGGCGACCGTCTTCACGAAGATCATCAACGGAGAACTGCCCGGCCGATTCGTCTACGAAGACGACGACCTCGTGGCGTTCCTGACGATCGAGCCCATGACGCAGGGCCACACGCTCGTGGTGCCGCGCGCCGAGGTCGACAACTGGCAGGACGTCGAACCCGCGCTGTTCAACCGGGTCATGGAGGTCTCACAGCTGATCGGCAAGGCGGTCTGCAAGGCCTTCGACACCGAGCGCTCGGGCCTGATCATCGCGGGCCTGGAGGTGCCGCACCTGCACGTGCACGTCTTCCCCGCACGCAACCTGTCGGACTTCGGCTTCGCGAACGTCGACCGGAACCCGTCGCCGGAGTCGCTCGACGAGGCTCAGGCGAAGATCAAAGCCGCGCTGGCAGATCTGCAATCCGCGGCAGGCTGA
- a CDS encoding nuclear transport factor 2 family protein, whose product MTEATEATETSTESPVVTASRASWRCVQSGDREGWLALMADDVVIEDPIGQAVTNPDGTGVRGKDAVASFFDQNIGPNQLTVTCEETFPSSSPTEIAYILVLHTEFPNGFTATVRGVFTYKVDDAGLITNLRGYWNMDAMKFGQQEGPTE is encoded by the coding sequence GTGACCGAAGCGACCGAAGCGACCGAGACCAGCACCGAATCACCCGTGGTGACCGCGTCACGGGCGTCGTGGCGCTGCGTGCAGTCCGGTGACCGCGAGGGCTGGCTGGCCCTCATGGCCGACGACGTCGTCATCGAGGACCCGATCGGCCAGGCCGTCACCAACCCCGACGGCACCGGTGTGCGGGGTAAGGACGCCGTCGCGTCCTTCTTCGACCAGAACATCGGCCCCAACCAGCTGACGGTCACGTGCGAGGAGACGTTCCCGTCCAGCTCGCCGACCGAGATCGCCTACATCCTGGTGCTGCACACCGAATTTCCCAACGGCTTCACCGCGACGGTGCGTGGCGTTTTCACATACAAGGTCGACGACGCGGGCCTGATCACCAACCTGCGGGGCTACTGGAACATGGACGCCATGAAGTTCGGCCAGCAGGAGGGCCCCACCGAGTAG
- a CDS encoding NDMA-dependent alcohol dehydrogenase produces the protein MKTKGALIWEFNQPWSIEEIEIGDPVKDEVKIQMEASGMCHSDHHLVTGGIPMGGFPVLGGHEGAGVVTEVGPGVEGLEPGDHVVLSFIPSCGSCPSCQAGMRNLCDLGAGLLGGTAVSDGTHRIHANGKPVFPMTLLGTFSPYMVVHKSSVVKIDKSIPFEVACLVGCGVTTGYGSAVRSGDIRPGDDVAIFGIGGVGMGALQGAVNAGARYIFAIDPVEWKRDQALKFGATHVYPDVFSAMAGIAEVTAGGMAKKVIVTVGELHGEDVDNYLNVTSKGGTCVLTAIGSMLDTNANINLAMLTLMQKNLQGTIFGGGNPHHDIPLLLSMYKAGKLNLDDMVTRQYKLEQINDGYKDMMEGRNIRGVIRFTDADR, from the coding sequence ATGAAGACAAAAGGTGCTCTCATCTGGGAGTTCAACCAACCGTGGTCGATCGAGGAGATCGAAATCGGTGACCCCGTCAAGGACGAGGTCAAGATCCAGATGGAAGCGTCCGGCATGTGCCACTCTGATCACCACCTGGTGACCGGCGGCATCCCGATGGGTGGGTTCCCGGTCCTCGGCGGCCACGAGGGCGCGGGCGTCGTCACCGAGGTGGGCCCGGGGGTGGAGGGCCTCGAGCCCGGTGACCACGTCGTGCTGTCGTTCATCCCGTCGTGCGGTTCCTGCCCGTCGTGCCAGGCCGGGATGCGCAACCTGTGCGATCTGGGCGCCGGTCTGCTCGGCGGAACCGCCGTCTCCGACGGCACCCACCGCATCCACGCCAACGGCAAGCCGGTGTTCCCGATGACCCTGCTCGGAACCTTCTCGCCGTACATGGTCGTGCACAAGAGCTCGGTGGTGAAGATCGACAAGTCGATCCCGTTCGAGGTCGCCTGCCTCGTCGGCTGCGGTGTCACCACGGGTTACGGCTCGGCGGTGCGCAGCGGCGACATCCGTCCCGGCGACGACGTCGCGATCTTCGGCATCGGCGGTGTGGGCATGGGCGCGCTGCAGGGCGCGGTCAACGCCGGTGCACGCTACATCTTCGCGATCGACCCGGTCGAGTGGAAGCGCGATCAGGCGCTCAAGTTCGGCGCCACCCACGTCTACCCCGACGTCTTCTCGGCCATGGCGGGTATCGCCGAGGTCACCGCGGGTGGCATGGCCAAGAAGGTCATCGTGACGGTCGGCGAGCTGCACGGTGAGGACGTCGACAACTACCTCAACGTGACCAGCAAGGGTGGCACGTGCGTGTTGACGGCCATCGGCAGCATGCTCGACACGAACGCCAACATCAACCTGGCGATGTTGACCCTGATGCAGAAGAACCTGCAGGGCACCATCTTCGGCGGCGGCAACCCGCACCACGACATCCCTCTGCTGCTGAGCATGTACAAGGCGGGCAAGCTCAATCTCGACGACATGGTCACGCGCCAGTACAAGCTGGAGCAGATCAACGACGGCTACAAGGACATGATGGAAGGCCGCAACATCCGCGGCGTCATCCGCTTCACCGACGCCGACCGCTGA
- a CDS encoding nuclear transport factor 2 family protein, protein MASREQLEEWVDRWLKANRDAERAGDWKPLAEFYAEDATYGWNIGPKEDVMCIGRDEIRDVALGLEMEGLENWVYEYQKVLIDDKQGEIVGFWKQIANKSDGARDEIYGIGGSWFRLNDGLLIEWQRDFFDFGHVQKAFMKLIESGDLTPTMQKRIERSLAGEKLPGYYPIGTSPVPIW, encoded by the coding sequence ATGGCGTCACGCGAACAGCTGGAAGAGTGGGTTGACCGGTGGCTCAAGGCCAACCGGGATGCCGAGCGGGCCGGCGACTGGAAACCGTTGGCGGAGTTCTACGCCGAGGACGCCACATACGGCTGGAACATCGGCCCCAAGGAAGACGTCATGTGCATCGGCCGTGACGAGATCCGTGATGTGGCACTGGGTCTGGAGATGGAGGGCCTGGAGAACTGGGTCTACGAGTACCAGAAGGTGCTGATCGACGACAAGCAGGGCGAGATCGTGGGCTTCTGGAAGCAGATCGCCAACAAGAGCGACGGTGCGCGCGACGAGATCTACGGCATCGGCGGCAGCTGGTTCCGACTCAACGACGGGTTGCTCATCGAGTGGCAGCGGGACTTCTTCGACTTCGGGCACGTGCAGAAGGCGTTCATGAAGCTCATCGAGTCCGGTGATCTGACCCCCACGATGCAGAAGCGCATCGAGCGGTCGCTGGCGGGTGAAAAGCTGCCGGGCTACTACCCGATCGGGACCAGTCCGGTGCCGATCTGGTGA